A portion of the Stigmatella aurantiaca DW4/3-1 genome contains these proteins:
- a CDS encoding sodium-translocating pyrophosphatase: MTPTVSRMDALRKGVTGTAARVLGLLAVLASGTALASEADLILPDFASQSFLGGALNGYQLLLGGVVVCVLGLGFGFLQYGQLKNLPVHKSMLEISELIYETCKTYLITQGKFILGLWVLLLVVMVGYFGVLQHMLSEAPAKLFAILIFSLIGIAGSYGVAWFGIRVNTFANSRTAFASLRGKPYPTYAIPLQAGMSIGMVLISTELLLMLIILLAVPSDFAGPCFIGFAIGESLGASVLRIAGGIFTKIADIGSDLMKIVFKIKEDDARNPGVIADCTGDNAGDSVGPSADGFETYGVTGVALITFILLAVPPAFQVQLLVWIFVMRIVMVVASLLSYFVNEVIQGGKYKNADKMNFEHPLTFLVWLTSFVSVALTFVVSYLLIPDLAGDGSLWWKLSAIITCGTLAGAIIPEAIKAFTSTESRHVREVVTASREGGASLNVISGIVAGNFSAYWMGIIIAGLMAIAYWVSIDVPNTLMLAPAVFAFGLVAFGFLGMGPVTIAVDSYGPVTDNAQSVYELSLIENVPNVKAEVAKDFGFTPDFEKGKEYLEENDGAGNTFKATAKPVLIGTAVVGATTMIFSIIVLLVGTETVNGVLSLKTEGLGNLSLLHAPFLLGLVTGGAVIYWFSGASMQAVSTGAYRAVEFIKANIKLEGVEKASVTDSKRVVEICTQYAQKGMLNIFLGVFFSTLAFACAEPFFFIGYLISIAIFGLYQAVFMANAGGAWDNAKKLVETELRAKGTDLHAATVVGDTVGDPFKDTSSVALNPVIKFTTLFGLLAVELAVELNKSGNGGLTRVLAVVFFLLSLVFVYRSFYGMRIESPVGSESAKTHAKAA, from the coding sequence ATGACACCCACCGTTTCACGGATGGACGCCCTCCGAAAAGGCGTCACCGGCACGGCCGCCAGGGTCCTCGGACTGCTGGCAGTGCTGGCCAGCGGTACCGCCTTGGCGAGCGAGGCGGACCTCATTCTGCCGGACTTTGCTTCCCAGTCGTTCCTCGGCGGCGCGCTCAACGGCTACCAGTTGCTCCTCGGGGGCGTGGTGGTCTGCGTGCTGGGCCTCGGCTTCGGCTTCCTCCAGTACGGCCAGCTCAAGAACCTGCCCGTGCACAAGTCGATGCTCGAGATCTCCGAGCTCATCTACGAGACGTGCAAGACGTACCTCATCACCCAGGGCAAGTTCATCCTCGGCCTGTGGGTGCTGCTGCTGGTGGTGATGGTGGGCTACTTCGGCGTCCTCCAGCACATGCTGAGCGAGGCGCCGGCCAAGCTGTTCGCCATCCTCATCTTCAGCCTCATCGGCATCGCGGGCAGCTACGGCGTGGCGTGGTTCGGCATCCGCGTGAACACCTTCGCCAACAGCCGCACCGCCTTTGCCAGCTTGCGCGGCAAGCCCTACCCCACCTACGCGATTCCGCTCCAGGCCGGTATGTCCATCGGCATGGTGCTCATCAGCACCGAGCTGCTGCTGATGCTCATCATCCTGCTGGCGGTTCCCTCTGACTTCGCGGGCCCGTGCTTCATCGGCTTCGCCATCGGCGAGTCGCTGGGCGCCTCCGTGCTGCGCATCGCCGGCGGTATCTTCACGAAGATCGCCGACATCGGCTCGGACCTGATGAAGATCGTCTTCAAGATCAAGGAAGACGACGCGCGCAACCCGGGCGTCATCGCCGACTGCACGGGCGACAACGCGGGCGACAGCGTGGGCCCCTCGGCCGACGGCTTCGAGACCTACGGCGTGACGGGCGTGGCGCTCATCACCTTCATCCTCTTGGCGGTGCCGCCTGCGTTCCAGGTGCAGTTGCTGGTGTGGATCTTCGTGATGCGCATCGTGATGGTGGTGGCCAGCCTCCTGTCCTACTTCGTCAACGAGGTCATCCAGGGCGGCAAGTACAAGAACGCCGACAAGATGAACTTCGAGCACCCGCTGACGTTCCTGGTGTGGCTGACCTCGTTCGTGTCCGTGGCGCTCACCTTCGTGGTGAGCTACCTGCTCATCCCGGACCTGGCCGGTGACGGCAGCCTGTGGTGGAAGCTGTCGGCCATCATCACCTGCGGCACCCTGGCGGGCGCCATCATCCCGGAGGCCATCAAGGCGTTCACCTCCACCGAGAGCCGCCACGTGCGCGAGGTGGTGACGGCCAGCCGCGAGGGCGGCGCGAGCCTCAACGTCATCTCCGGCATCGTGGCCGGTAACTTCTCCGCGTACTGGATGGGCATCATCATCGCGGGCCTGATGGCCATCGCGTACTGGGTGAGCATCGACGTGCCCAACACGCTGATGCTGGCCCCGGCGGTGTTTGCCTTCGGCCTGGTGGCGTTCGGCTTCCTGGGCATGGGCCCGGTCACCATCGCGGTGGACTCCTACGGCCCGGTGACGGACAACGCGCAGAGCGTGTACGAGCTGTCGCTCATCGAGAACGTGCCCAACGTGAAGGCGGAAGTGGCCAAGGACTTCGGCTTCACTCCGGACTTCGAGAAGGGCAAGGAGTACCTGGAAGAGAACGACGGCGCGGGCAACACGTTCAAGGCCACGGCGAAGCCGGTGCTCATCGGCACGGCGGTCGTGGGCGCCACGACGATGATCTTCTCCATCATCGTGCTGCTGGTGGGCACGGAGACCGTCAACGGCGTGCTGTCGCTGAAGACCGAGGGCCTGGGCAACCTGTCGCTCCTGCACGCGCCCTTCCTCCTGGGCCTGGTGACGGGCGGCGCGGTCATCTACTGGTTCTCGGGCGCCTCCATGCAGGCGGTGTCCACGGGCGCCTACCGCGCGGTGGAGTTCATCAAGGCGAACATCAAGCTGGAAGGCGTGGAGAAGGCGAGCGTGACGGACTCGAAGCGCGTGGTGGAGATCTGCACCCAGTACGCGCAGAAGGGCATGCTCAACATCTTCCTGGGCGTCTTCTTCAGCACCCTGGCGTTCGCGTGCGCCGAGCCGTTCTTCTTCATCGGCTACCTCATCAGCATCGCCATCTTCGGCCTGTACCAGGCGGTGTTCATGGCGAACGCGGGTGGCGCGTGGGACAACGCCAAGAAGCTGGTCGAGACGGAGCTGCGCGCCAAGGGCACGGACCTGCACGCGGCCACGGTGGTCGGTGACACGGTGGGCGATCCGTTCAAGGACACCTCCTCCGTGGCGCTCAACCCGGTCATCAAGTTCACCACGCTCTTCGGCCTCCTGGCGGTGGAGCTGGCGGTGGAGCTGAACAAGTCGGGCAACGGCGGGCTCACCCGCGTGCTGGCGGTGGTGTTCTTCCTCCTGTCGCTCGTGTTCGTGTACCGGTCGTTCTACGGCATGCGCATCGAGAGCCCGGTGGGCAGCGAGAGCGCCAAGACCCACGCGAAGGCCGCCTAG
- a CDS encoding cold-shock protein, translating to MATGTVKWFNDAKGFGFLTQDGGGEDVFCHHSAINMDGFRTLAEGQKVSFDVTRGPKGLQAQNVRPA from the coding sequence ATGGCAACTGGTACTGTGAAGTGGTTCAACGATGCGAAGGGTTTCGGATTCCTCACGCAGGACGGAGGGGGCGAGGACGTGTTCTGCCACCATTCCGCCATCAACATGGATGGTTTCCGCACCCTGGCTGAGGGCCAGAAGGTCTCCTTCGACGTGACGCGCGGCCCCAAGGGGCTTCAGGCGCAGAACGTTCGCCCGGCCTAA
- a CDS encoding NAD(P)/FAD-dependent oxidoreductase: protein MTQKIVIAGSGFAGMWAAISAARAVSLAGKENEVEITIVSPSPHLHIRPRLYETVFEEMAPDLAPLFKAIGVRHLAGTVEAIHAGSHQVEVLGADGQRTTLPYDRFVLAAGSRLFMPNVPGLKEHAFNVDQLSSAMALDAHLKALAHKPETAARNTVVVAGGGFTGIETATEMPQRLRAIFGQDAKIRVVVVEQAPVIGPDLGPVPRPIIEEALAECGVEVRTSTGATAIDAKGVTLSTGERIDTQTVVWTAGSRANPLAAQIEGEHDRFGRVHADPYLRAKSVKDIFVTGDVALAATDDQGNVASMSCQHAIRLGRFAGHNAAAELVGLPVQPYRQPRYVTCLDLGAWGAIFTEGWDRQVRLKRAEGKATKREINTKWIYPPQADRDAAFALANLDDAVVA from the coding sequence ATGACCCAGAAGATCGTCATCGCCGGCTCAGGATTCGCAGGCATGTGGGCGGCCATCTCCGCCGCCCGCGCCGTGTCGCTGGCAGGAAAAGAGAACGAGGTGGAGATCACCATCGTGTCGCCGTCGCCCCACCTGCACATCCGCCCTCGCCTTTATGAAACCGTGTTCGAGGAGATGGCACCGGACCTGGCACCGCTGTTCAAGGCGATCGGCGTTCGCCACCTGGCTGGCACGGTCGAGGCGATCCATGCCGGCTCACATCAAGTCGAAGTGCTCGGAGCGGACGGTCAACGCACGACGTTGCCCTATGACCGGTTCGTGCTGGCGGCCGGCAGCCGCCTGTTCATGCCGAATGTGCCGGGCCTCAAGGAACACGCTTTCAACGTCGACCAACTGTCGAGCGCGATGGCGCTCGATGCGCACCTGAAGGCGCTCGCCCACAAGCCGGAGACGGCCGCCCGGAACACGGTGGTGGTCGCGGGCGGTGGCTTCACCGGCATCGAGACCGCGACCGAGATGCCGCAGCGGCTGCGCGCCATCTTCGGCCAGGACGCGAAGATCCGTGTCGTGGTGGTGGAGCAGGCGCCTGTCATCGGACCCGATCTCGGGCCAGTTCCCCGCCCCATCATTGAAGAGGCCTTGGCGGAGTGCGGCGTGGAGGTGCGCACTTCCACGGGGGCCACGGCGATCGACGCGAAGGGGGTCACCCTGTCCACCGGGGAGCGGATCGACACCCAGACGGTGGTCTGGACCGCCGGTTCGAGAGCCAACCCGCTCGCCGCGCAGATCGAAGGTGAACATGATCGCTTTGGCCGGGTTCACGCCGACCCGTATCTGCGCGCCAAGAGCGTCAAGGACATCTTCGTCACCGGGGACGTGGCGTTGGCCGCGACCGACGATCAAGGCAATGTGGCCTCGATGTCGTGCCAACACGCGATACGCCTCGGCCGCTTCGCCGGCCACAACGCCGCCGCGGAGCTGGTCGGTTTGCCGGTCCAGCCGTACCGCCAGCCGAGGTATGTCACGTGCCTTGATCTCGGCGCCTGGGGCGCGATCTTCACCGAGGGCTGGGATCGCCAGGTGAGGCTGAAACGTGCAGAGGGCAAGGCCACCAAGCGCGAGATCAACACCAAGTGGATCTACCCGCCCCAGGCGGACCGGGACGCTGCCTTCGCGCTCGCCAATCTGGACGACGCGGTCGTCGCCTGA
- a CDS encoding ATP-binding protein: MAPPHAGHNDAAIQLTLTHRLEGLDFAQRVAERLCESVGAAGDAFHVGLAVREAAANAVQHGNRFDARKRVWVVLELRGARLTARIRDEGRGFDPVQVADPLHPEHRMKARGRGLFLMRQFMDQVVFSGTGDGGHEVLMSKALTCQKDKDAEVHLNPGVHPK, from the coding sequence GTGGCGCCACCTCACGCTGGACACAATGATGCCGCCATTCAACTGACGCTCACCCACCGCCTGGAAGGCCTGGATTTTGCCCAACGCGTCGCCGAGCGCCTCTGCGAGAGCGTGGGCGCGGCCGGTGACGCGTTCCACGTCGGGCTGGCCGTGCGCGAGGCGGCCGCCAACGCCGTTCAGCATGGCAACCGGTTCGATGCGCGCAAGCGCGTCTGGGTGGTCTTGGAGCTCCGGGGCGCGCGGTTGACCGCGCGGATCCGGGACGAGGGCCGGGGGTTCGATCCGGTTCAGGTCGCCGATCCGCTTCACCCGGAGCACCGGATGAAGGCCCGCGGCCGAGGGCTCTTCCTGATGAGACAATTCATGGATCAGGTCGTCTTCTCGGGCACCGGAGACGGCGGGCATGAGGTGCTCATGAGCAAGGCGCTCACCTGTCAGAAGGATAAGGATGCTGAAGTTCACCTCAACCCAGGAGTCCATCCGAAATGA
- a CDS encoding choice-of-anchor A family protein, which translates to MPQKLGSVGLATLVVVAVTLLLSGCTAEPNATDNSHQKQTLSHIEVPLIANGGFEDGSLSGWTVNVYANRRGLRAVPPASFFDLNLDAAVGLDLTSAVGGAQGTQIPAGLSASSQLRYPYHGQWSAVINSLGKDYNTNSLSQVFHTTNADVDPADGKIHLRFTLALVFEDPGHSDVEQPYFYVSVWNVSRNKQMSSSFAYSRQGGVPWQTDPETRVLYTNWRAFDLTPADEDFTIGDQLELTIVSAGCSQGGHFGHVYVDNFGAFLPGPSIAASAPSHANAGSDLTYTYLVKNAGPDMATNVIVEQPLPAKTTFVAVNAPGASCTTPAAGAVGTVSCNLGTLNPNASTTFSLTVKIDPGETSFVSNGTYTVRSDTASPLLGPLVETAITQDMVFADLVLTKSDGLAAVTWGQPLQYVIEVTNRGPSAVAGARVIDTLPAQLTGLSWTCTAVDGGSCATPSGTGSIDAEVDLPVNAKAIFTLSAAVVSGSGSGILSNQASVTVPSGMADNHLHNNQSTDTDSIGELFQVTVNKAPGFQGTGSVVTSPAAITCDGACTHATAQFMAGTLVSVTATADPGSTFMGWTGVCTGTVNPCNFVITGDTVLTAQFALVKGPDGNTCSSPEECLSGSCVDGVCCESACTEQCMACNVPGLEGTCSPVTGAPSGGRPACASDGSVCGGSCDGTSGHCSYPGAAVECRQASCAANVEIQAAFCDGGGACPAPTAAACTQFVCGATACLTQCTTFEDCLTGHYCSPQGECLFDVDLPVLQLPAPIVLEGTSPAGAVAVFSATATDAISGSLPVTCTPASGTTFALGTATVTCGAQDGHGNVASGAFTVTVVDTTPPVLQLLGASDTTLECGTPYLEQGAAASDICSGDLTASIVTTAGVNSAAVGTYSVHYEVADGVGLTASADRVVTVQDTLAPVIHMKPGPDVLACSGTPYQDPGATAEDVCSGDLSSNIVVSSNLDQSREGQYTVSYTVKDPAGHTSTAVRHLSVGSCCLNVRLGDYNLFLLEDYTGGHDIVGKVAAGGNITLTNFAVGSGLPDNGIANTLVAGGNLTLSRGAVWGDAWYGGTYSADPSVVYPRGRPRKGTPIQFAARFADLRNLSSRLHHLPANGRTSLEPWGGVMLNGTNPSLNVFEMNASALAGAKLFHIHAPAGSMAVVNIRGTAVTLAQFSFTFSGGIDQRGVLYNFVDATHIHARSIGIQGTMLAPYAHVTFSDGSWDGGLYAVSLTGNAEGHINPLNDYDSCP; encoded by the coding sequence ATGCCACAGAAGCTCGGTTCGGTTGGTTTGGCTACACTTGTTGTGGTTGCTGTCACGCTGCTCTTATCGGGTTGCACTGCTGAGCCGAATGCGACGGACAATTCGCATCAGAAACAGACGCTCAGCCATATCGAGGTGCCGCTGATTGCCAATGGCGGCTTCGAGGACGGCAGCCTGAGCGGATGGACTGTGAACGTGTATGCCAATCGCAGAGGGCTGCGCGCGGTCCCACCTGCCAGCTTTTTTGATTTGAACCTTGACGCTGCCGTGGGTTTGGATCTGACTTCCGCGGTGGGAGGGGCGCAAGGAACGCAGATTCCGGCGGGCCTCAGCGCGAGCTCGCAACTGCGCTATCCGTATCATGGCCAGTGGTCCGCGGTCATCAACAGCCTGGGCAAGGACTACAACACCAACAGCCTGAGCCAGGTCTTCCACACCACCAACGCGGACGTCGATCCAGCGGATGGGAAAATACACCTGAGGTTCACGCTGGCGCTGGTTTTCGAGGATCCGGGACACTCGGACGTTGAGCAGCCCTATTTTTATGTTTCGGTATGGAATGTCTCTCGAAACAAGCAGATGTCTTCGTCGTTCGCGTATTCGAGACAGGGCGGTGTCCCGTGGCAAACAGATCCTGAAACCCGGGTTCTCTACACCAATTGGAGGGCCTTCGATCTGACCCCGGCAGACGAAGACTTCACAATCGGGGACCAACTGGAGCTCACCATTGTCTCCGCCGGGTGTTCTCAGGGGGGCCACTTCGGCCATGTCTATGTGGACAACTTCGGTGCCTTCCTTCCTGGTCCGTCGATCGCCGCGAGCGCCCCCTCCCATGCGAATGCTGGCAGTGATCTGACCTACACCTATCTGGTGAAGAACGCTGGCCCTGACATGGCCACCAACGTCATCGTCGAACAGCCCCTTCCTGCGAAGACCACTTTCGTTGCGGTGAATGCACCGGGCGCGAGCTGCACCACTCCCGCAGCCGGTGCGGTAGGCACGGTCTCCTGCAACCTGGGCACCCTCAATCCCAACGCGAGCACGACCTTCTCGCTGACGGTGAAGATTGATCCTGGCGAGACGTCGTTCGTGAGCAACGGCACCTACACCGTCCGCTCAGACACCGCTTCCCCGCTTCTCGGGCCGCTGGTCGAGACGGCCATCACCCAGGACATGGTGTTCGCGGATCTGGTGCTCACGAAGAGCGATGGTCTGGCTGCGGTCACCTGGGGTCAGCCCCTTCAGTACGTCATTGAGGTGACGAACCGGGGGCCCTCGGCGGTGGCTGGCGCGCGCGTGATCGACACCCTGCCGGCACAGCTCACCGGGCTCTCGTGGACCTGCACCGCGGTGGACGGTGGCTCCTGCGCCACGCCCTCAGGCACCGGTTCCATCGATGCGGAAGTCGACCTGCCGGTCAATGCCAAGGCCATCTTCACGTTGAGCGCGGCCGTTGTCAGCGGATCCGGAAGTGGCATCCTCTCCAACCAGGCTTCTGTCACGGTTCCCTCCGGAATGGCCGACAACCATCTCCACAACAACCAGAGCACCGACACCGACTCGATCGGAGAGCTCTTCCAAGTGACCGTGAACAAGGCGCCTGGCTTCCAAGGAACTGGCTCGGTGGTCACCAGTCCGGCGGCCATCACCTGCGATGGTGCCTGCACCCACGCGACTGCGCAGTTTATGGCGGGGACCCTGGTGAGTGTCACCGCGACCGCCGACCCTGGCAGCACATTCATGGGCTGGACGGGTGTTTGCACCGGTACCGTCAACCCGTGCAACTTCGTCATCACCGGAGACACCGTCCTCACCGCACAGTTCGCTTTGGTGAAAGGGCCCGATGGAAACACCTGCTCGAGCCCCGAGGAGTGCCTCAGCGGATCCTGTGTGGATGGTGTTTGCTGCGAGAGCGCTTGTACGGAGCAGTGCATGGCTTGCAACGTGCCAGGCCTGGAGGGGACGTGCTCACCTGTCACGGGTGCTCCATCGGGCGGCCGTCCGGCGTGCGCCTCTGACGGCTCTGTCTGTGGCGGCAGCTGCGACGGCACGAGCGGTCATTGTTCCTATCCCGGGGCGGCCGTCGAGTGCCGCCAAGCGAGCTGTGCCGCGAATGTCGAGATTCAAGCGGCATTTTGCGACGGCGGTGGCGCTTGCCCAGCGCCCACGGCCGCGGCCTGTACTCAGTTTGTGTGCGGAGCCACCGCTTGTCTCACCCAGTGCACGACCTTCGAAGATTGCTTGACCGGTCATTACTGCAGCCCTCAGGGCGAGTGCCTCTTCGATGTCGATCTGCCTGTGTTGCAGTTGCCTGCCCCCATCGTGCTGGAGGGGACCAGCCCCGCTGGCGCCGTGGCGGTTTTCAGCGCGACGGCCACGGACGCAATCTCCGGCTCGCTGCCGGTCACTTGCACGCCGGCTTCCGGGACCACCTTCGCTCTGGGGACGGCCACCGTCACCTGTGGCGCCCAGGATGGTCATGGCAATGTGGCCAGTGGGGCCTTCACCGTCACGGTCGTGGACACCACTCCTCCCGTTCTGCAACTTCTGGGAGCTTCAGACACGACGCTCGAGTGTGGCACCCCTTATCTGGAACAAGGGGCGGCCGCGTCAGACATCTGCAGCGGGGATCTGACGGCCTCCATCGTCACCACGGCGGGGGTGAACAGCGCGGCCGTCGGCACGTACTCCGTCCACTACGAAGTCGCGGACGGGGTCGGCCTCACGGCCTCCGCGGATCGTGTGGTGACCGTTCAGGACACGCTCGCCCCGGTCATCCACATGAAGCCCGGCCCCGACGTCCTCGCGTGCTCCGGTACGCCCTATCAGGACCCAGGTGCCACGGCCGAAGACGTCTGTTCTGGAGACCTCTCGTCGAACATCGTTGTCTCCAGCAACCTCGATCAGTCCCGTGAGGGCCAGTATACGGTCTCCTACACGGTCAAGGATCCTGCGGGGCACACGAGTACCGCCGTCCGCCACCTTTCGGTCGGCTCCTGTTGCTTGAATGTCCGTCTGGGCGATTACAACCTGTTCTTGCTGGAGGACTACACAGGAGGGCACGACATCGTGGGCAAAGTGGCGGCAGGTGGAAACATCACCCTGACGAATTTTGCGGTGGGCTCGGGGCTACCGGACAACGGGATCGCCAACACGCTGGTCGCTGGGGGGAACCTGACCCTGTCGCGCGGGGCAGTCTGGGGGGATGCCTGGTACGGAGGCACCTACAGTGCGGATCCAAGCGTGGTTTATCCGCGAGGCCGTCCGAGGAAAGGCACACCCATTCAATTCGCGGCCCGGTTTGCTGACCTGCGGAATTTGTCCTCAAGGCTCCACCATTTGCCGGCCAATGGCCGCACATCGCTCGAGCCGTGGGGCGGCGTGATGTTGAACGGCACGAATCCGTCCTTGAATGTCTTCGAGATGAATGCCAGCGCATTGGCGGGGGCCAAGCTGTTCCACATTCACGCGCCGGCCGGTTCCATGGCCGTGGTGAATATCCGCGGAACCGCGGTCACCCTCGCTCAGTTCAGCTTCACCTTCAGCGGCGGAATCGATCAGCGCGGCGTGCTCTACAACTTCGTGGATGCGACTCACATCCATGCCAGGAGCATCGGAATCCAGGGAACGATGCTGGCGCCCTATGCTCACGTCACGTTCAGCGACGGATCCTGGGATGGTGGCCTGTATGCGGTGTCGCTGACGGGCAACGCCGAGGGCCACATCAATCCGCTCAACGACTACGACAGCTGCCCGTGA
- a CDS encoding galactosyltransferase-related protein, with protein MTWSPRMLARPPLSVIIPWRDRPELGVTLQRNRRVFVANAYEVLVVSCGGAPKPFRRLLRARRFPGLRGVELPGVAFNKSLALNIGASLARSDRLFFLDADVVLRGDFLGESLKKLGTKHFLTVERVFESERPASERSTYLCELSYAMSFVDSKGRTAFVDTHHLNLREGSRGGPGMVLLRRKHFEAVKGMNSDLLGWGWEDLDLLVRLQLALGLKQRRHGRIVHLTHGDELRALEGESRGASEHRNLVRCLENYQRGHYGGTHEEDVQTWQGRLTVFEPSARRRRKQRLAARP; from the coding sequence GTGACTTGGTCCCCGCGGATGCTCGCTCGCCCGCCCCTGTCCGTCATCATCCCCTGGAGAGACCGGCCCGAGCTGGGCGTCACGCTCCAGCGCAACCGCCGCGTCTTCGTCGCGAACGCCTATGAGGTGCTGGTGGTGAGCTGTGGGGGCGCGCCGAAGCCGTTCCGGCGGCTGTTGCGCGCCCGGCGCTTTCCAGGCCTGCGCGGGGTGGAGTTGCCGGGCGTTGCGTTCAACAAGTCCCTGGCGCTCAACATCGGCGCATCCCTGGCCCGGTCCGATCGCCTCTTCTTTCTCGATGCGGACGTGGTGCTGAGGGGGGACTTCCTGGGCGAGTCCTTGAAGAAGCTGGGCACGAAGCACTTCCTGACGGTGGAGCGCGTCTTCGAGTCCGAGCGGCCCGCGTCCGAGCGGAGCACGTACCTGTGCGAGCTGTCCTACGCCATGAGCTTCGTGGACTCGAAGGGCCGCACCGCCTTCGTCGACACCCACCACCTGAACTTGCGCGAGGGCAGCCGTGGCGGCCCCGGCATGGTGTTGCTTCGCCGCAAGCATTTCGAGGCGGTGAAGGGGATGAACTCGGATCTCCTCGGCTGGGGTTGGGAGGATCTGGACCTGTTGGTGCGTTTGCAATTGGCGTTGGGCCTGAAGCAGCGGCGGCATGGCCGCATTGTCCACCTCACCCACGGGGATGAGCTCCGTGCGCTCGAAGGCGAGAGCCGGGGCGCCAGCGAGCACCGCAACCTGGTCCGCTGTCTGGAGAACTACCAGCGAGGCCACTACGGGGGCACGCACGAGGAAGATGTCCAGACGTGGCAGGGGCGCCTCACCGTGTTCGAGCCCTCCGCGCGGAGGCGGCGCAAGCAGCGCCTCGCGGCGCGCCCGTAA
- a CDS encoding transcriptional regulator, with protein sequence MSQPGPQARGSTVRAALEAALMAAPEAGLTARELSAAVGIPEKDVAEHLVHLQKSLQATGGRLKVLPAECIACGFVFRDRKRFTRPGACPECRATRVDPPAFRAER encoded by the coding sequence ATGAGCCAGCCGGGTCCTCAGGCGCGGGGAAGCACGGTGCGCGCCGCCCTCGAGGCCGCGCTCATGGCCGCGCCCGAGGCGGGCCTCACCGCGCGCGAGCTGTCCGCGGCCGTGGGCATTCCCGAGAAGGACGTGGCCGAGCACCTGGTCCACTTGCAGAAATCCCTCCAGGCCACCGGGGGACGGCTGAAGGTGCTGCCCGCCGAGTGCATCGCCTGCGGCTTCGTCTTCCGGGACCGCAAGCGCTTCACCCGCCCGGGCGCTTGCCCCGAGTGCCGTGCCACCCGCGTGGATCCGCCCGCCTTCCGCGCGGAGCGGTAG
- a CDS encoding RrF2 family transcriptional regulator: MAHLTTSVEYGIHCLIWLVDSNDTPLSSRDLAELQGISPTFLAKIFPKLEKAGIVAASEGVRGGYRLAKAPEDISFLEIVDAIEGEKPLFDCQQIRGRCAVFEGTTPPWATAGVCAVHAVMLRAEKSMRETLAKESLADVAKTFRRKSPPAFSSDLQNWVGNRVQARASPRKSRTPK; the protein is encoded by the coding sequence ATGGCTCACCTGACCACGAGCGTCGAATACGGCATCCACTGCCTCATCTGGCTGGTCGACTCGAACGACACGCCGCTGAGCAGCCGTGACCTGGCCGAGCTCCAGGGCATCTCGCCCACCTTCCTGGCCAAGATCTTCCCCAAGCTCGAGAAAGCGGGAATCGTCGCCGCGAGCGAGGGGGTGCGCGGCGGGTACCGGCTCGCCAAGGCCCCAGAGGACATCAGCTTCCTGGAGATCGTCGATGCCATCGAGGGAGAGAAGCCGCTCTTCGACTGCCAGCAGATCCGCGGCCGTTGCGCCGTGTTCGAAGGCACCACGCCCCCCTGGGCCACGGCAGGCGTCTGCGCGGTTCATGCCGTGATGCTGCGCGCGGAGAAGTCGATGCGCGAAACGCTGGCCAAGGAATCGCTCGCCGACGTCGCGAAGACCTTCCGCCGGAAGTCGCCGCCAGCGTTTTCAAGCGACCTCCAGAACTGGGTCGGCAATCGGGTCCAGGCCCGCGCCTCCCCGCGCAAATCGCGAACGCCCAAGTAG
- a CDS encoding STAS domain-containing protein encodes MKITSRSVQGVEILKPEGKITIGVGDVALRNAVQESLARGTTKLLLDLSGVTTVDSSGVGELVSAYTRVTSRGGKLKLFGLPSKVQDILTITQLITVFEVYDSEAEALASFS; translated from the coding sequence ATGAAGATCACTTCCCGTAGCGTTCAGGGCGTCGAGATCCTCAAGCCAGAAGGCAAGATCACCATCGGCGTCGGCGATGTGGCGCTGCGCAATGCCGTTCAGGAGAGCTTGGCGCGGGGCACGACCAAGCTCCTGCTCGACCTGTCCGGAGTGACCACCGTCGATTCCTCGGGGGTCGGCGAACTGGTCAGCGCCTATACCCGGGTCACCTCTCGAGGCGGTAAGCTCAAGCTGTTCGGCCTGCCCTCCAAGGTCCAAGACATCCTCACCATCACCCAGCTCATCACGGTGTTCGAGGTGTACGACTCCGAGGCGGAGGCGCTGGCGAGCTTCTCCTGA